One window of Elaeis guineensis isolate ETL-2024a chromosome 11, EG11, whole genome shotgun sequence genomic DNA carries:
- the LOC105034891 gene encoding uncharacterized protein, translated as MVCLACLLPLFLIPVVNALPLLVHFILGKVYRLFGWEYRKPERVPPACPYKPVKEKDTQGGSEKHTKPESQKVSENEKQE; from the exons ATGG TGTGCTTGGCCTGCCTTCTGCCCCTCTTCCTCATCCCAGTCGTCAACGCCTTGCCGTTGCTTGTGCATTTCATCCTC GGTAAGGTGTACAGACTTTTTGGTTGGGAATACAGGAAACCTGAAAGAGTTCCTCCTGCTTGCCCTTACAAGCCTGTGAAGGAGAAGGATACTCAA GGTGGCAGTGAGAAACACACAAAACCAGAATCTCAGAAAGTGTCTGAAAACGAGAAGCAAGAATGA